The following are from one region of the Methanomassiliicoccales archaeon genome:
- a CDS encoding CBS domain-containing protein → MSDGTMDILVEEIMTKSPRTGTPDMTVKEAAVLMRDEKVGSLIIVEDELPVGIVTERDFLNKIVSENRIPSKTLVKDIMTSPLITTTAKESLSDAAKRMSMMHVRRLPVVKGDVLVGVLTENDVLRISPSLIELTREWSRVNRGGIGREKEPQVFTGYCENCGQFSIDLRVSSGELRCPECRDLGP, encoded by the coding sequence ATGAGCGATGGAACGATGGACATACTGGTCGAGGAAATAATGACCAAATCCCCTCGCACCGGCACCCCTGACATGACCGTCAAAGAGGCTGCGGTCCTGATGAGGGACGAGAAGGTCGGCAGCCTCATCATCGTTGAGGACGAGCTGCCGGTTGGAATCGTGACCGAGAGGGACTTCCTGAACAAGATCGTCTCCGAGAACAGGATCCCGTCCAAGACATTGGTCAAGGACATAATGACATCCCCGCTCATCACCACGACGGCCAAGGAATCGCTGTCAGATGCGGCCAAGCGGATGTCGATGATGCATGTGAGGCGCCTCCCGGTGGTGAAAGGCGATGTGCTGGTGGGAGTGCTGACAGAGAACGACGTGCTCCGCATATCCCCATCCCTGATCGAACTGACACGGGAGTGGTCCCGGGTGAACCGCGGGGGGATAGGTCGGGAGAAGGAACCGCAGGTGTTCACTGGCTATTGTGAGAACTGCGGCCAATTCTCCATCGATCTCAGGGTCAGCTCAGGTGAACTTCGCTGCCCCGAATGCCGTGATCTGGGACCGTAG